A region from the Aegilops tauschii subsp. strangulata cultivar AL8/78 chromosome 5, Aet v6.0, whole genome shotgun sequence genome encodes:
- the LOC109783769 gene encoding serine/threonine-protein kinase SAPK9 has product MESGPAGTMGGPLSDVPAMLDGDRYELVRSIGSGNFGVARLMRNRASGELVAVKYIDRGEKIDENVQREIINHRSLRHPNIIRFKEVILTPTHLAIVMEYASGGELFERICTAGRFSVDEARFFFQQLISGVSYCHSMQVCHRDLKLENTLLDGSTTPRLKICDFGYSKSSVLHSQPKSTVGTPAYIAPEVLLKKEYDGKIADVWSCGVTLYVMLVGAYPFEDPENPKNFKVTIQKILGVQYSIPDYIHIPMDCRNLLSRIFVANPATRITIPEIKNHPWFLKNLPADLMDGPTVSNQYEEPDQPMQNMNEIMQIMAEATISAAGALGINKFLPDGLDLDDDMDDLDSDLDIDMDSSGEIVYAM; this is encoded by the exons ATGGAGAGCGGGCCGGCGGGCACGATGGGGGGGCCGCTGAGTGACGTGCCGGCGATGCTCGACGGCGACCGGTACGAGCTGGTCCGCAGCATCGGGTCCGGCAACTTCGGTGTCGCCCGCCTCATGCGCAACCGCGCCTCCGGCGAGCTCGTCGCTGTCAAGTACATCGACCGCGGCGAGAAG aTCGATGAGAACGTGCAGAGAGAGATCATCAACCACAGGTCGCTGCGGCATCCCAACATCATCCGCTTCAAGGAG GTTATTCTGACGCCGACGCATCTCGCCATCGTCATGGAGTACGCCTCCGGCGGGGAGCTCTTCGAGCGCATCTGCACTGCCGGCCGATTCAGCGTCGACGAG GCTCGGTTCTTTTTCCAGCAGCTGATATCTGGAGTCAGCTACTGCCACTCCATG CAAGTGTGCCATCGTGACTTAAAGCTCGAGAACACTCTGCTGGATGGAAGCACCACCCCTCGCCTCAAGATATGCGACTTTGGTTATTCCAAG TCATCGGTGCTACATTCTCAACCAAAGTCAACTGTTGGAACTCCGGCATATATTGCCCCTGAAGTTCTGCTCAAGAAAGAATACGATGGCAAG ATTGCCGATGTGTGGTCCTGTGGCGTAACCCTTTACGTGATGTTGGTCGGCGCCTACCCTTTCGAGGATCCAGAAAATCCCAAGAATTTCAAAGTGACAATTCAG AAAATATTAGGTGTTCAGTACTCGATTCCGGACTATATTCACATACCTATGGACTGCCGAAACCTTCTCTCAAGGATCTTTGTTGCCAACCCAGCTACG AGGATCACCATACCTGAGATAAAGAACCACCCATGGTTCCTCAAGAACCTCCCAGCTGACCTCATGGACGGTCCCACAGTGAGCAACCAGTATGAGGAGCCTGACCAGCCGATGCAGAACATGAACGAGATCATGCAGATAATGGCAGAGGCGACCATATCGGCGGCCGGCGCCCTCGGAATCAATAAGTTCCTGCCTGACGGCCTTGACCTCGACGACGACATGGACGACCTGGACTCGGACCTCGACATCGACATGGACAGCAGCGGGGAGATAGTATACGCCATGTAG
- the LOC109783768 gene encoding probable disease resistance protein At4g33300, with protein sequence MEKFLFEELAGDAVRELLRAVQGTFLCRSTAERLRRNVEPLLPLVQQNGRHALRSNAELGELAVQLREALDLARRAAAAPRWNVYRTAQLARRMEAADKGIERWLARHAPAHVLDGVRRLRDEAEARIGRLERRVEEVAALQAAPTIPPAMSLPVALPPPPSKGMAMAVEVAPPTKAMGMPMEVAPPTKGMGIPMDFEFPCEEESKDAGLVGSGVKVGKERVKEMVMSSGGGWEVVGICGMGGSGKTTLAMEIYKDQKIQGYFNNRVFFETVSQSANLETIKMKLWEQISSNIVLGAYNQIPEWQLKLGPRDRGPVLVILDDVWSLSQLEELVFKFPGCKTLVVSRLKFPTLVSRTYEMKLLGEEEALSVFCSAAFGQESVPQTADKKLVKQVAAECRGLPLALKVIGASLRDQPPMIWLSAKNRLSRGESISDSHETKLLERMAASVECLSGKVRECFLDLGCFPEDKKIPLDVLINIWMEIHDLDKPDAFAILMELSNKNLLTLVNDAQNKAGDLYSNYHDYSVTQHDVLRDLALHMSGRDSLNKRRRLVMPRREESLPRDWQRNKDLPFEAQIVSIHTGEMKESDWFQMSFPKAEVLILNFASSVYYLPSFIATMQNLKALVLINYGTTSATLDNLSAFTTLSDLRSLWLEKITLPPLPKSTIPLKNLRKISLVLCELNNSLRGSTMDLSMTFPRLSNLTIDHCVDLKELPPSVCEISSLESISLSNCHDLTELPYELGKLHCLSILRVYACPALWKLPPSVCSLKRLKYLDISQCINLTDLPEELGHLTNLEKIDMRECSRLRSLPRSSSSLKSLGHVVCDEETAMLWREAEQVIPDLRVQVAEECYNLDWLVD encoded by the exons ATGGAGAAGTTCCTGTTCGAGGAGCTGGCCGGGGACGCCGTGCGGGAGCTGCTGCGCGCGGTGCAGGGCACCTTCCTGTGCCGCTCCACCGCCGAGCGCCTGCGCCGGAACGTCGAGCCGCTGCTGCCCCTCGTGCAGCAGAACGGCCGCCACGCGCTCCGGAGCAACGCCGAGCTGGGCGAGCTCGCCGTGCAGCTCAGGGAGGCGCTCGACCTcgcgcgccgcgccgccgccgccccgcgctggAACGTGTACCGCACCGCGCAGCTGGCCCGCAGGATGGAGGCCGCCGACAAGGGCATCGAGCGCTGGCTGGCGCGCCACGCCCCCGCGCACGTGCTCGACGGCGTGCGCCGCCTCCGCGACGAGGCCGAGGCCCGCATCGGCCGCCTCGAGCGCCGCGTCGAGGAGGTCGCCGCGCTGCAGGCAGCCCCCACGATCCCGCCCGCCATGTCCCTTCCCGTcgcactgccgccgccgccctccaaGGGCATGGCGATGGCGGTAGAGGTGGCGCCGCCGACCAAGGCCATGGGGATGCCGATGGAGGTGGCGCCACCGACCAAGGGCATGGGGATTCCGATGGATTTCGAGTTCCCGTGCGAGGAGGAGAGCAAGGACGCCGGCTTGGTGGGAAGCGGCGTCAAGGTGGGCAAGGAGAGAGTGAAGGAGATGGTGATGAGCAGCGGGGGCGGCTGGGAGGTCGTCGGCATCTGCGGCATGGGCGGCAGCGGCAAGACCACGCTCGCCATGGAGATCTATAAGGATCAAAAGATCCAAG GCTACTTCAACAACAGGGTCTTCTTTGAGACGGTCTCACAGTCCGCAAATCTGGAGACCATCAAGATGAAGCTGTGGGAGCAGATCAGCAGCAATATTGTGCTTGGTGCATATAACCAGATACCGGAATGGCAGCTCAAGTTAGGGCCGAGGGACCGAGGACCAGTCCTTGTTATACTTGATGATGTGTGGTCTCTCTCACAGCTCGAGGAGCTGGTCTTCAAGTTCCCTGGCTGCAAGACCCTTGTCGTATCAAGGTTGAAGTTCCCCACGTTAGTCTCCCGGACTTACGAAATGAAATTACTCGGCGAAGAGGAGGCTCTCTCTGTCTTCTGCAGTGCTGCCTTCGGTCAGGAGTCTGTTCCTCAGACTGCTGACAAGAAACTGGTTAAGCAGGTTGCTGCCGAGTGCAGAGGGCTTCCTCTAGCTCTCAAGGTTATCGGCGCATCCTTGCGTGATCAGCCTCCTATGATATGGTTGAGCGCGAAGAACCGCTTGTCACGAGGAGAGTCTATATCGGACTCACATGAGACCAAACTCCTCGAGAGAATGGCAGCAAGTGTCGAGTGCTTGTCGGGAAAGGTTAGGGAATGTTTCCTTGACCTGGGTTGCTTCCCAGAGGATAAGAAGATCCCTCTTGATGTGTTGATCAATATTTGGATGGAgatacatgatcttgacaagccAGATGCTTTCGCTATCCTCATGGAGCTATCGAACAAGAACCTGCTTACCCTAGTTAATGATGCACA GAATAAAGCTGGAGATTTATACAGTAACTATCATGACTACTCAGTGACGCAACATGATGTGTTGCGTGATCTGGCACTTCACATGAGCGGTCGTGATTCTCTGAACAAAAGGAGGCGGTTAGTGATGCCAAGAAGAGAAGAATCGCTTCCGAGAGATTGGCAGAGGAATAAGGACCTTCCCTTTGAAGCTCAGATTGTTTCTATTCATACAG GTGAGATGAAAGAATCTGACTGGTTCCAGATGAGCTTCCCCAAGGCAGAAGTTCTTATCCTCAACTTCGCCTCAAGTGTATACTACCTCCCGTCGTTCATTGCAACAATGCAGAACCTGAAGGCCCTGGTGCTGATCAACTATGGTACTACCAGTGCAACCCTTGACAATTTATCTGCCTTCACCACACTGAGTGACCTGAGGAGTCTTTGGCTGGAAAAGATTACGCTCCCGCCACTGCCGAAAAGCACGATCCCACTGAAGAACCTGCGCAAGATATCCCTCGTCCTTTGTGAGCTGAACAACAGTCTAAGAGGATCAACAATGGATCTCTCCATGACGTTTCCGCGCTTATCCAACCTCACCATCGACCATTGCGTAGATCTGAAGGAGCTGCCACCTAGTGTATGTGAAATCAGCTCTCTGGAAAGCATCTCCTTGTCAAACTGCCATGACCTCACAGAGCTGCCATATGAGCTGGGCAAGCTGCACTGCCTGAGCATCTTGCGGGTGTACGCCTGCCCGGCACTGTGGAAGCTTCCACCGTCGGTATGCAGCCTGAAGAGGCTGAAATACCTGGACATATCGCAGTGCATTAACCTTACAGACCTTCCAGAAGAGCTTGGCCACCTGACAAACCTAGAGAAGATCGACATGCGGGAATGCTCGCGGTTGAGGAGCCTCCCTAGGTCCTCCTCGTCGTTGAAGTCCCTCGGGCACGTCGTGTGCGACGAGGAAACGGCGATGCTGTGGAGGGAAGCCGAGCAGGTCATCCCGGACCTCCGTGTGCAGGTAGCAGAAGAGTGTTACAACCTGGACTGGCTTGTAGACTGA